From a region of the Babylonia areolata isolate BAREFJ2019XMU chromosome 21, ASM4173473v1, whole genome shotgun sequence genome:
- the LOC143296008 gene encoding inositol-tetrakisphosphate 1-kinase-like yields the protein MRRVGYWISEKKSKKLNFEENRSLFRNGGLELVKLDLSKPLEEQGPIDAIVHKVTDILAKAENGNATAQQYIHNIQSYADSHPDCVLLDPLEGTRCLLDRYKQYQQVCSCHLVCRDNRIIIPKFVELTTSDVEENKAKLAAAGVTFPLLVKPNLAHGSRLAHEMAIIFNEECLRDVEAPCVAQSFLNHNALLYKIFVVGSQQFVVQRPSLKNLYPGNQATIFFDTQEVSKPGSSHPLNEIDAGSLEEPLIKPDWSLLEQLGGAISRTLAMSLIGIDVIIDCRTQQYAIIDINSFPGFEGVDDFFTHLRDHILERLRTTPNCDSTSKNSVTAAITTTTTTTAATTTTPTATSTTTTPAQHRPHSPTTGVVNAVNLKASKQQPYILGQSQVIDCRTIVPADSWSVNGSRVLGNDEGEGMLGEGEKEKEEQFLNQKEEQFLNQLTSSKNNNNNNCPSNLLPP from the exons TTGGACCTGAGCAAGCCGCTAGAGGAGCAGGGGCCCATTGACGCCATTGTGCACAAAGTGACTGACATTTTGGCCAAGGCAGAGAATGGCAATGCCACAGCACAGCAGTATATCCATAACATACAG agctATGCAGACAGCCACCCAGACTGCGTGCTGCTGGATCCGCTGGAAGGGACCCGGTGTCTTCTGGACCGCTACAAGCAGTACCAGCAAGTCTGCTCCTGCCACCTGGTCTGCCGAG ACAATCGTATCATCATCCCCAAGTTTGTGGAACTGACCACGTCGGATGTGGAGGAGAATAAAGCCAAGTTGGCTGCAGCTGGGGTCACCTTTCccctgt TGGTCAAACCAAATTTGGCCCATGGCTCCCGACTTGCACATGAG ATGGCCATCATCTTCAATGAGGAGTGTTTACGAGACGTGGAGGCTCCCTGTGTGGCGCAGTCCTTTCTCAACCACAATGCTCTGCTCTACAAGATCTTCGTGGTCGGCAGTCAGCAGTTTGTTGTTCAGCGCCCGTCTTTAAAAAACCTCTACCCTGGCA ATCAGGCCACGATTTTCTTTGATACACAAGAGGTGTCCAAACCTGGGTCCTCTCATCCTTTGAATGAG aTTGACGCGGGCAGCCTGGAGGAGCCCCTCATTAAGCCGGACTGGTCGCTGCTGGAGCAACTGGGCGGGGCCATCAGCCGCACCTTGGCCATGAGTCTGATCGGCATCGACGTCATCATCGACTGCCGCACGCAGCAGTATGCCATCATCGACATCAACTCCTTCCCAG GGTTTGAAGGAGTGGATGATTTTTTCACCCACCTTCGGGACCACATTCTGGAACGCCTGCGGACCACACCAAACTGTGATAGCACCAGCAAGAACTCTGTGACtgcagccatcaccaccaccaccaccaccactgccgccaccaccaccactcccaccgccacctccaccaccaccactccagccCAGCATCGTCCCCACAGCCCCACCACAGGGGTGGTCAACGCTGTCAACCTGAAAGCGTCCAAGCAGCAGCCGTACATTCTGGGCCAGTCACAGGTGATAGACTGCCGCACCATCGTGCCTGCCGACTCGTGGAGCGTAAACGGTAGCAGGGTGCTGGGTAACGATGAGGGGGAAGGAAtgctgggggaaggggagaaggagaaggaggagcaattTCTTAACCAGAAGGAGGAACAGTTTCTGAACCAGCTCACGtccagcaagaacaacaacaataacaactgtcCTTCCAACCTTCTGCCACCTTGA